One segment of Metallosphaera cuprina Ar-4 DNA contains the following:
- a CDS encoding FAD-binding oxidoreductase, with product MEGFDLEKEMKELNLTTSKESREDFLSYKVKPGVIVYPRTEEEIVKVVDYANRKRIPIVTWGAGTSLTGAVSCEGCILIDMKYMSSILEINDVDWYVRTQPGVNLEYLNKKLMERGFFLPPDPASFFLCSVGGAVANSSGGMRGVKYGTFRDWVLALKVVLPTGEIVKIGEPLRKNRAGYDLTHLFVGSEGTLGVITEIWFRIVPLPKRKLIPLLVSMPSLDSTAGVISDIRKSGIMPEIAEFMDSEVLKTLNVHLNAGLKESEGGMLILLIEDQDLESIRNIIRKWDGDLTELSDKEWERVYSLRAQAAIALKASAKEMLVEDIVVPVSKLMDAIRKLKELEGKFNVRMPVIAHIGDGNLHPNILLEEKEVALELFEKVGEIAIELGGSISGEHGIGVQKTKLMAIQLAKHNGVKVLEIMKRIKEIIDPNDIMNPGKYVERAYNESMRN from the coding sequence ATGGAGGGCTTCGATCTGGAGAAGGAAATGAAGGAGCTTAATTTGACCACTTCGAAAGAGTCAAGGGAAGACTTCCTAAGCTACAAGGTCAAACCCGGCGTTATTGTCTATCCTAGAACAGAGGAGGAGATAGTAAAGGTCGTAGATTACGCTAACAGGAAAAGGATTCCAATCGTCACGTGGGGGGCGGGCACAAGCCTAACCGGTGCGGTCTCGTGCGAGGGTTGCATCCTTATTGACATGAAGTACATGTCTTCAATCTTGGAGATAAATGACGTAGATTGGTATGTGAGAACCCAACCTGGAGTGAACCTTGAGTATTTAAACAAGAAGTTGATGGAGAGAGGGTTCTTCTTACCTCCAGATCCGGCGTCCTTCTTTCTATGCTCTGTAGGGGGTGCTGTAGCTAACTCCTCTGGAGGTATGAGGGGTGTAAAGTATGGGACTTTCAGAGATTGGGTGCTAGCGCTGAAAGTAGTGTTACCCACTGGCGAGATAGTTAAGATAGGGGAACCATTAAGGAAAAATAGAGCAGGTTACGATTTGACTCACCTATTCGTAGGTAGCGAAGGGACTCTTGGCGTGATAACAGAGATCTGGTTTCGCATTGTTCCACTACCTAAACGAAAGCTAATTCCTTTGCTCGTATCGATGCCAAGTTTGGACTCAACGGCTGGCGTCATTTCGGACATCAGGAAATCGGGGATAATGCCGGAGATAGCTGAATTTATGGATTCTGAAGTTTTGAAAACTCTAAACGTCCATTTGAATGCCGGGCTAAAGGAATCTGAGGGAGGGATGCTCATTCTATTGATTGAGGATCAGGACTTGGAAAGTATCAGAAATATAATCAGGAAGTGGGACGGAGATCTAACCGAGCTTAGCGATAAGGAGTGGGAGAGAGTTTACTCATTAAGGGCCCAAGCCGCTATAGCCCTTAAGGCTTCGGCGAAGGAAATGCTAGTCGAGGACATAGTTGTCCCTGTATCGAAACTCATGGATGCTATTCGTAAGTTAAAGGAGCTTGAAGGGAAGTTTAACGTAAGGATGCCTGTTATAGCCCACATAGGCGATGGAAACCTACATCCTAACATACTCCTAGAAGAGAAAGAGGTCGCATTAGAGCTGTTTGAAAAAGTGGGCGAAATAGCTATAGAACTAGGTGGATCGATATCAGGAGAGCACGGAATAGGGGTTCAAAAAACTAAACTGATGGCAATCCAGTTGGCGAAACATAACGGAGTCAAGGTCCTAGAAATCATGAAAAGGATAAAAGAGATCATTGATCCCAACGACATAATGAACCCTGGTAAATACGTAGAGCGCGCTTACAACGAATCAATGAGAAACTAA
- a CDS encoding NAD-dependent epimerase/dehydratase family protein, protein MRFLLLGLGFISTHVALTLSELGEDVTVTYRNLNPVKEEYIKILNNKVNLVKLDPLSSEIEKHVKGSDTVVNFIGEIKGSEDRLKLANVEVPKRLAELSFNFGKTFIHLSGATSTGATGKNVKEEPEHCKDSLATTQFERSKCNGEKEIMRLAIEKGGDVTILRPTLVYGRYAAHIQFVTMYRLSKLRIIPELNLDMATVNAWSIGKAIHKLGKVTGRRYLYATECGSVKVSKFFEIMAESLNGGVKIPIPTIFAKLALPAEIRSLLRYSGTTYDCSKFEGYAGELKFDESEIKENVKFLKQLDREGKLVPT, encoded by the coding sequence ATGAGATTCCTCCTATTAGGATTGGGCTTCATCTCAACACATGTGGCTCTAACGTTGAGTGAACTGGGAGAAGATGTTACCGTAACATATAGGAATCTAAACCCAGTTAAGGAAGAGTACATAAAAATCCTAAATAATAAGGTAAATTTAGTAAAGCTAGATCCCCTATCTTCAGAAATTGAGAAACACGTCAAAGGCTCGGACACTGTTGTAAACTTTATAGGAGAAATAAAGGGATCGGAAGACAGATTGAAATTAGCTAACGTGGAAGTGCCTAAAAGATTGGCGGAGTTGAGTTTTAACTTTGGGAAAACGTTCATTCACTTGAGTGGAGCCACTTCCACAGGGGCAACTGGGAAGAACGTCAAGGAGGAACCAGAACATTGTAAAGATAGCTTAGCTACTACACAGTTCGAGAGAAGCAAGTGTAATGGAGAGAAGGAAATAATGAGACTCGCAATTGAGAAAGGAGGTGACGTTACGATATTGAGGCCTACTTTAGTCTACGGTAGATACGCTGCCCACATTCAATTTGTTACAATGTATAGACTTTCTAAACTTAGGATCATACCTGAACTAAACTTAGATATGGCTACCGTAAACGCCTGGTCGATTGGTAAGGCCATTCACAAGTTGGGAAAGGTAACAGGAAGGAGATATCTTTACGCTACAGAGTGTGGAAGCGTCAAAGTCTCTAAGTTTTTTGAGATCATGGCAGAATCGCTCAATGGAGGAGTGAAGATCCCAATTCCAACGATCTTTGCCAAACTGGCCCTCCCTGCTGAGATCAGGAGTCTATTAAGGTACTCGGGTACTACCTACGATTGCTCTAAATTTGAGGGCTATGCAGGAGAGCTAAAGTTCGATGAAAGCGAAATAAAGGAAAACGTCAAATTTCTAAAACAGTTGGACAGAGAGGGGAAACTCGTCCCTACTTAA
- a CDS encoding thiamine pyrophosphate-requiring protein: protein MEQTTIRTSAGVILHGLKERGVDKIFMVSGTDYAAFIEEKVRDPSLPDFVVVPHEITAASMALGYSLAGKLGVVAVHTIPGTLNALGVISNAFTSRVPLLVLAGRSPYTEEGSPASRNLRIHWTQEAKDQGELGRQYTKWDFEIRDPCQTSTALSRAVQIALSEPRGPVYLTVPREVSIKEARSNQVTMSPYEPGPSRKSIGEAERLISESEKPVIIAWRAGRRREWYDALQRFAEKLGAPVLNYVGEVVNYPSKGKLALDRLDLREADLLIVVESEVPWIPKRVKVNSPVIKIDVEPSHSYIPYYGFRCDVCIQSTPLALDELQIKGKDRWTEEIEERVRRQREEKTVEVTRFQSSQKVHPRLLSWYVSQLHSTIVNEYPFNPRYGDFEFGQYFGDLAEGYLGWALGAGLGIKMGSDRDVIITTGDGSFIFGVPEAFYYVAASYSLPVMVVIYDNGGWLASAEAVEEVFPEGLAKAKKVFPGADFKRYNIGETVKAFGGYFKLAESPDEVKAALNEGWHNVKKGNISVVQVIVEKVR from the coding sequence ATGGAACAGACTACGATAAGGACAAGTGCGGGAGTAATTCTACACGGGTTGAAGGAAAGAGGAGTAGATAAGATTTTCATGGTTTCGGGCACGGATTACGCCGCCTTCATTGAGGAGAAAGTTAGAGATCCATCTCTTCCAGATTTCGTCGTAGTTCCCCATGAGATAACAGCCGCTTCGATGGCTTTAGGATACTCCCTCGCAGGAAAGCTCGGCGTAGTAGCGGTACATACGATACCTGGCACTTTAAACGCGTTAGGTGTCATAAGTAACGCGTTCACTAGTAGAGTACCGCTCTTGGTATTAGCAGGGAGATCTCCGTACACTGAGGAAGGGAGTCCCGCTAGTAGGAATTTGAGAATTCACTGGACTCAAGAGGCTAAAGACCAAGGAGAACTAGGGAGACAATATACAAAGTGGGACTTCGAGATAAGAGATCCGTGTCAAACTTCTACAGCTCTAAGTAGGGCAGTTCAGATAGCGCTTAGTGAACCTAGAGGACCCGTTTACTTAACAGTGCCTAGGGAAGTAAGCATCAAAGAGGCGAGATCTAATCAAGTTACGATGAGTCCTTACGAGCCGGGACCCTCAAGGAAGTCAATCGGGGAGGCTGAGAGGTTAATCAGCGAATCTGAAAAGCCCGTAATAATCGCATGGAGAGCAGGGAGGAGAAGAGAGTGGTATGACGCTCTACAAAGATTTGCCGAAAAATTAGGTGCTCCGGTTTTAAATTATGTTGGAGAGGTTGTGAATTATCCGTCTAAGGGAAAATTAGCACTAGACAGACTGGATTTGAGGGAGGCCGATCTACTAATAGTAGTGGAATCCGAAGTTCCCTGGATACCTAAAAGAGTGAAGGTTAACAGTCCAGTAATAAAGATTGACGTAGAACCTTCACATTCCTACATACCGTATTATGGGTTCAGATGTGACGTCTGCATACAATCAACTCCATTGGCCTTAGATGAACTCCAAATAAAGGGAAAAGATAGGTGGACTGAGGAGATTGAGGAGAGAGTGAGAAGACAGAGAGAGGAGAAGACGGTAGAGGTAACTAGATTTCAGAGCTCTCAAAAGGTTCATCCAAGACTCCTCTCCTGGTACGTATCTCAGCTCCACTCTACGATAGTGAACGAGTATCCATTTAACCCGAGATATGGCGATTTTGAGTTCGGCCAATATTTTGGCGACTTAGCCGAAGGATATCTGGGATGGGCTTTGGGAGCTGGATTAGGAATTAAAATGGGATCAGATAGGGACGTCATAATAACCACAGGGGACGGATCATTCATTTTTGGGGTGCCTGAGGCGTTCTATTACGTCGCGGCGTCCTATTCATTGCCTGTAATGGTGGTTATCTATGATAACGGCGGATGGTTAGCTTCTGCCGAGGCCGTAGAGGAGGTTTTTCCAGAGGGACTAGCTAAAGCTAAAAAGGTATTTCCAGGAGCGGATTTTAAGAGATATAACATTGGTGAAACGGTAAAGGCGTTTGGAGGATATTTTAAGTTAGCTGAATCTCCGGACGAAGTGAAGGCTGCATTAAACGAGGGATGGCATAACGTAAAAAAGGGAAACATCTCGGTTGTCCAGGTCATAGTTGAAAAGGTCAGATAA
- a CDS encoding PEP/pyruvate-binding domain-containing protein — protein MYVFSIDQSSTNMVRSVGRKAAYLGELTRQGIRVPWGFVITRSAFRRFMELNKDKISEILRGVDLDDPRDLSKRYETIRDIVLQTELPLDISLEIEHFSRELSTDLVAVRPTITSDISGPSFAGRIDTFLYVNKVDLPLYIKQAWASFFNPKSLVYTISQGSPVEIAVLVQEMIDPESAGTVFTIHPITGNPNWVIIESSWGLGQAVTRGLVTPDRFELPKRDRVIAQKSLGNKHVMLKFDRKTGGIREIPLGSKALEQSLSDDKVIELTNLALRIEQFFGKHVNLEWALQDKKLYILEVRGVKTLWEEI, from the coding sequence ATGTATGTCTTCAGTATCGATCAATCATCAACTAACATGGTAAGGTCGGTAGGAAGGAAAGCTGCGTACCTAGGTGAACTCACTAGGCAAGGGATAAGGGTTCCTTGGGGTTTTGTGATAACGAGGTCCGCCTTTAGAAGATTTATGGAGTTAAATAAGGATAAAATAAGCGAAATATTGAGAGGAGTAGATCTAGATGATCCAAGGGATCTATCAAAGAGATACGAAACGATAAGGGATATAGTGCTTCAAACAGAGTTGCCTCTTGATATCTCACTGGAGATCGAGCACTTTTCACGTGAGTTGTCTACGGACTTAGTTGCAGTAAGGCCTACCATCACTTCAGATATATCCGGTCCAAGCTTTGCTGGAAGGATAGACACTTTCCTCTATGTGAACAAGGTTGACCTTCCACTTTACATTAAGCAGGCGTGGGCTAGTTTCTTTAACCCTAAGTCATTAGTCTATACTATTTCGCAGGGTAGTCCTGTAGAGATAGCCGTACTCGTTCAAGAGATGATAGATCCCGAAAGTGCGGGCACGGTCTTCACCATTCATCCAATCACCGGAAATCCTAATTGGGTTATAATAGAGTCTTCTTGGGGTTTAGGTCAAGCCGTTACACGAGGCTTAGTCACTCCCGATAGATTCGAGCTGCCTAAAAGAGATAGGGTGATAGCTCAAAAAAGCTTAGGTAATAAACACGTGATGTTAAAATTTGATAGAAAAACGGGAGGTATAAGGGAAATTCCCCTAGGAAGTAAAGCGTTAGAACAGAGTCTAAGCGACGATAAAGTCATTGAGTTGACTAACTTGGCGTTAAGGATTGAGCAGTTTTTCGGAAAGCATGTTAACCTAGAGTGGGCGTTACAGGACAAAAAATTGTATATTTTAGAGGTTAGAGGAGTCAAAACTCTCTGGGAGGAAATCTAA
- a CDS encoding isochorismatase family cysteine hydrolase, protein MSIKGTLNQNNSILVVWDVQNGLVKGIFNRDEFLRALERTLNFARNHRIPVVFTRITPYPEGFEPFAMRATSRQFKMSQEDLELYLKPSEHDIVIPKNTWSIFVGTNFELLLRNSGRNVILFTGIATEIGVETSARHAFALGFLPVIVSDAVSSFNKEGHERSLMNMKAFFPVISSDELEKTL, encoded by the coding sequence ATGAGCATAAAAGGTACACTCAATCAAAACAATTCCATACTAGTTGTATGGGATGTCCAAAACGGATTAGTTAAAGGGATATTCAATAGAGATGAGTTCTTAAGGGCTTTGGAAAGAACACTTAACTTTGCCAGGAACCACAGAATACCTGTAGTGTTCACCAGAATTACCCCCTATCCTGAGGGTTTTGAGCCTTTCGCCATGAGAGCCACGTCTAGGCAATTCAAAATGTCACAAGAGGACCTTGAGCTCTACTTAAAGCCGTCTGAGCACGACATCGTTATTCCAAAGAACACGTGGAGCATTTTTGTAGGGACTAACTTCGAATTGCTCCTGAGAAACTCTGGGAGAAACGTTATCTTGTTCACTGGGATAGCGACAGAAATAGGAGTGGAGACTAGCGCAAGGCACGCTTTCGCCTTAGGGTTCCTCCCGGTTATAGTCAGCGATGCAGTATCATCGTTTAACAAGGAAGGACATGAGAGGTCACTAATGAACATGAAAGCGTTCTTCCCGGTCATATCCTCAGATGAGTTAGAAAAAACTCTATGA
- a CDS encoding DUF3834 domain-containing protein, producing MLKVLAAPGPVSYPMIAATMRNHDILIDFGKEGKADVILDSTVSLVRRGLRLDYITIKGLMVVSPDIGNRMGVWRKGSAADVLTRALLDKKGLKSQLVYSDDMGKLKEMLQNGEVDSIVVASVISKGKTFEELLGIPGSCGVHVNGDREGFISAYQEGIDIMKQDPQGSAEYVMKRLPVQVNPKMISDLPKVVTLLIERTSDYSDFEQLVKRYI from the coding sequence ATGTTAAAGGTGTTAGCTGCCCCAGGTCCTGTTTCCTATCCTATGATTGCCGCGACCATGAGGAATCACGATATCCTGATAGATTTCGGAAAGGAAGGTAAGGCTGACGTGATCCTTGACTCTACCGTCTCACTCGTAAGGAGAGGTCTAAGATTAGACTATATAACAATTAAGGGTTTGATGGTTGTCTCCCCTGATATAGGTAACAGGATGGGAGTTTGGAGGAAAGGGAGTGCAGCGGATGTGTTAACTAGAGCTCTATTGGATAAGAAGGGCCTCAAGAGTCAACTAGTTTACTCTGATGATATGGGGAAACTTAAAGAGATGCTTCAAAACGGAGAGGTTGACTCAATAGTGGTGGCCTCGGTCATAAGCAAAGGAAAGACCTTTGAGGAGCTTTTAGGAATCCCTGGGAGTTGTGGAGTTCATGTGAATGGAGATCGTGAAGGTTTCATCTCAGCCTATCAGGAAGGGATAGACATTATGAAACAAGATCCCCAAGGTTCTGCAGAATACGTAATGAAGAGACTTCCAGTTCAAGTTAATCCCAAGATGATATCCGATCTACCTAAGGTCGTAACATTACTCATAGAAAGAACATCGGACTACTCCGACTTTGAGCAACTTGTCAAAAGGTACATTTAA
- the wrbA gene encoding NAD(P)H:quinone oxidoreductase codes for MSCPKILVLFYGYGTIVDLASYIAEGAKAEGAEVKLARVPELFPKEVVEKFNVDWNKIQRIPEVSMNDLEWADGLVIGSPTRYGNMTGQMKFFLDQTRDIWLKGGLYGKPVGFFTEASTIHGGHETTILAMSTYAYHHGMIIVPLGYGIKEIATTSSGGSPYGPSHLGSLKELDESEKNIAKFMGKRVTEVAKKLRC; via the coding sequence ATGTCCTGTCCAAAAATCCTTGTTCTATTCTATGGTTATGGAACCATAGTAGATCTAGCCTCATATATAGCGGAAGGGGCTAAGGCTGAGGGAGCTGAAGTCAAACTAGCTAGAGTACCAGAACTGTTCCCTAAGGAAGTGGTGGAAAAGTTCAATGTTGATTGGAACAAGATTCAAAGAATACCGGAGGTAAGCATGAATGATCTTGAGTGGGCCGATGGACTGGTCATAGGATCTCCCACAAGATACGGTAATATGACAGGTCAAATGAAGTTCTTCTTAGATCAAACTAGAGATATCTGGCTTAAGGGAGGACTGTACGGTAAGCCTGTGGGCTTCTTTACTGAGGCTTCTACAATTCATGGAGGACACGAAACTACAATCTTGGCTATGAGCACTTACGCTTATCATCACGGCATGATTATAGTTCCCCTGGGATATGGAATAAAAGAGATTGCCACAACGAGTTCTGGTGGGTCACCTTACGGCCCTAGTCATTTGGGCAGCTTAAAGGAACTAGATGAAAGTGAGAAAAACATAGCTAAGTTTATGGGAAAAAGGGTGACCGAAGTGGCTAAAAAGCTCAGATGTTAG
- a CDS encoding MFS transporter: protein MVSLSWRNVIVSGMGVLTDGYNLYSISLASFLIASSIKFTSDQLGLLVAGSYFGAALSALIFGISADRIGRKRIYGLDVTLMALGAGLQAFSQSYVELFLARLILGIGIGADYVLSPVIVAENSEGKSRGKMMVITFAVMWGLGAVLAAFVEQVGLLVGLPSALLWRIVLGFGAVPAISVVFLRRRIYETMMFVSRVKPEHEDVKKIERELGKPILTSKDSTPFLRRLTSSAILIVAASVLWLLYDMYSSTFAIFGPITIASNLGLTPIDFTYVAQFLAGIPGQLICIFLIDKIGRKPLIAIGYAGVAIWLFAYSLLLSHPALFGLRGSELSTSQLVGEAALLGFSFYMLNYFFSAIGPASIIGSAMVTPEIVPTKVRATSQAISVSVDRLATALNVTAFPLLLSHLGLSIMVGFYAGIALISTVIALLVIPESKGRDLERVVKESDLQKGL, encoded by the coding sequence ATGGTCTCACTCTCATGGAGGAACGTAATAGTATCAGGTATGGGAGTGCTTACAGATGGGTATAATTTATATTCCATATCCTTGGCCTCGTTTTTGATAGCCTCATCGATAAAGTTCACCAGCGATCAGTTGGGTCTTCTGGTTGCCGGTTCCTACTTTGGGGCCGCTCTGTCCGCTCTGATCTTCGGGATCTCAGCGGATAGGATAGGAAGGAAAAGAATTTATGGCCTTGACGTGACGTTAATGGCACTAGGCGCTGGATTACAGGCCTTCTCACAATCTTATGTGGAGCTCTTTTTGGCAAGGCTAATTTTAGGAATAGGGATAGGGGCAGATTACGTTCTCTCCCCAGTTATAGTTGCAGAGAACTCCGAAGGTAAAAGCAGAGGGAAGATGATGGTCATTACTTTCGCAGTAATGTGGGGGCTAGGGGCTGTACTCGCAGCCTTCGTTGAACAAGTGGGTTTACTTGTCGGTTTACCCTCGGCGTTGCTCTGGAGAATAGTCTTAGGATTTGGGGCTGTGCCAGCTATATCTGTTGTATTCCTAAGGAGAAGAATATACGAAACTATGATGTTCGTTTCTAGAGTTAAACCGGAACACGAGGACGTGAAGAAAATAGAGAGAGAGTTAGGAAAACCCATTTTGACGTCTAAAGATAGCACACCGTTCCTAAGGAGGCTCACGTCATCTGCGATTCTTATAGTAGCTGCTTCAGTATTATGGCTCTTATACGATATGTATTCCTCAACTTTTGCGATATTCGGTCCTATAACGATCGCTTCAAACCTAGGGTTAACTCCAATAGACTTTACCTACGTAGCTCAGTTCCTAGCGGGGATTCCAGGGCAATTGATATGTATTTTCTTAATTGATAAAATCGGTAGGAAGCCGCTTATAGCTATAGGCTACGCCGGCGTAGCGATCTGGTTATTTGCGTACTCTCTTCTACTTTCCCATCCCGCTTTATTTGGGCTAAGAGGGAGTGAGCTTAGCACATCTCAACTTGTAGGAGAAGCAGCTCTCCTAGGCTTCTCGTTCTACATGCTGAATTACTTCTTCTCGGCTATCGGACCAGCCTCAATTATTGGTTCGGCCATGGTAACCCCTGAGATAGTCCCTACAAAAGTTAGGGCAACCAGTCAGGCTATAAGCGTTAGCGTAGACAGGTTAGCCACCGCATTAAACGTTACAGCGTTCCCGCTCTTACTTTCTCATCTGGGTCTTAGTATAATGGTCGGATTTTATGCGGGAATAGCACTAATTTCAACTGTAATTGCTCTCCTAGTCATTCCAGAGTCAAAGGGTCGTGATTTAGAGAGAGTAGTTAAGGAGTCCGACCTACAGAAAGGGTTATAA
- the sepP gene encoding undecaprenyl-diphosphatase SepP has translation MKYYWFLLIAFLIIAISVKLVSEPGMPLNILLFKVINYHQVSSLNPIMVFLTKYGREYVWIPLTAALLIFRKTRRIAITLAASFILAIIVGEIAKYAVAQGRPFLYVHPDYLLVPPPTDYSFPSGHALIVSDGALVLMKMAPRWLWIIMLIEAVLVSYSRVYVGVHWPYDVIGGWLLGGWTAFFTLDVERRGTLAFVEKLLKA, from the coding sequence ATGAAATATTATTGGTTCCTGCTGATAGCCTTTCTTATTATAGCTATATCCGTGAAATTGGTATCAGAACCAGGAATGCCTCTTAATATTCTCTTATTTAAAGTAATTAATTATCATCAAGTGTCTTCGCTAAACCCGATAATGGTTTTCCTCACTAAGTATGGGAGAGAATACGTGTGGATACCTCTGACTGCAGCACTCCTGATCTTCAGGAAGACCAGAAGGATAGCTATTACTCTAGCTGCGTCCTTTATCCTGGCTATCATAGTGGGCGAAATAGCTAAATACGCTGTAGCGCAGGGGAGACCATTCTTGTACGTTCATCCTGACTATCTGTTGGTCCCACCACCAACCGATTATAGCTTTCCTTCTGGGCACGCGTTAATAGTTAGTGACGGTGCGCTGGTCTTAATGAAGATGGCTCCTAGGTGGCTATGGATTATAATGTTGATTGAAGCTGTATTGGTATCTTATTCTAGAGTATATGTTGGGGTACACTGGCCTTATGACGTAATAGGTGGATGGCTTTTGGGTGGATGGACCGCCTTCTTCACCCTTGACGTGGAGAGGAGAGGAACTTTGGCCTTTGTAGAGAAGTTGCTTAAAGCATGA